A stretch of Puniceicoccaceae bacterium DNA encodes these proteins:
- a CDS encoding beta-ketoacyl-[acyl-carrier-protein] synthase family protein — translation MAHGFTSSPVVVTGLGFITSIGNDSNEVSESLSSLKHGLTPVTFLDNPALPVKLVGSIKGFEVDSPYYQKWSAPERYQAPKELLRGLPPHGLYAYAAIEQALEDAGISTSDLRDDRTAFYCASAGSAFLLHHHLAEMHRLKGQRGSPFGVVSTIAGTLNFNLGAHYGFKGGNCGFVSACASSAHALGHAIDQIRLGRVDRVVVVGAEDVNAESILPFAAMRALSTQAIPERASCPFDRQRNGFVASGGAVALILENASTVGSSANPYGEIIDWAQSCDGFNPAISDPQGQGIASSMRRVLQSADMDAGEVDYLNAHATSTVQGDRSEARAICEVFGKHGFHPRVSSTKGLTGHPLSMAGAMETAFCMLALRQGFTPGNAHLQSVDPDEVGELHLISTTESIRPQLILKNSCGFGGSNVSLLLRPWN, via the coding sequence ATGGCACACGGTTTCACTTCATCCCCGGTCGTGGTCACGGGCCTCGGGTTTATCACCAGTATTGGGAATGATTCGAACGAGGTGAGTGAAAGCCTTAGCTCCCTGAAACACGGACTGACCCCGGTCACCTTTCTCGATAATCCTGCCTTGCCCGTCAAGCTGGTGGGATCGATCAAGGGATTTGAGGTCGATTCGCCCTATTATCAGAAGTGGAGTGCGCCCGAGCGCTATCAGGCGCCCAAGGAATTGCTGCGTGGGCTGCCGCCACATGGACTTTATGCCTATGCTGCAATCGAGCAGGCACTCGAGGATGCGGGCATTTCAACCTCAGATCTGCGGGATGATCGCACCGCCTTTTACTGTGCTTCTGCAGGCTCGGCCTTCTTGCTGCACCACCACCTGGCCGAAATGCATCGACTGAAGGGGCAGCGTGGTTCGCCCTTTGGAGTGGTCAGCACCATTGCGGGCACACTCAACTTCAACTTGGGCGCACACTACGGTTTCAAAGGAGGCAACTGTGGGTTTGTTTCGGCCTGTGCATCCTCAGCACACGCGCTGGGTCACGCCATCGATCAGATCCGCCTTGGCCGAGTGGACCGCGTGGTTGTTGTGGGTGCCGAAGATGTGAACGCCGAGTCCATCCTGCCCTTCGCGGCGATGCGTGCACTCAGTACACAGGCTATTCCCGAGCGCGCCTCCTGTCCGTTTGATCGGCAGCGCAATGGGTTTGTGGCCAGCGGAGGTGCAGTTGCCCTGATTCTTGAAAACGCATCCACTGTGGGTTCAAGTGCGAATCCCTATGGGGAAATCATCGACTGGGCACAATCCTGTGACGGGTTCAATCCGGCAATTTCAGACCCACAGGGACAGGGCATCGCGTCTTCGATGCGCCGGGTGCTGCAATCTGCGGACATGGATGCGGGCGAGGTCGACTACCTGAATGCCCATGCCACTTCGACGGTACAGGGTGACCGCTCGGAAGCGCGTGCCATCTGTGAGGTCTTCGGTAAGCATGGCTTTCACCCCAGGGTGAGCAGCACCAAGGGACTGACCGGGCATCCACTCTCCATGGCGGGTGCAATGGAGACTGCGTTTTGCATGCTCGCGCTGCGACAGGGCTTTACCCCAGGCAATGCGCACCTGCAATCCGTCGACCCGGACGAAGTGGGTGAACTCCACCTGATTTCCACCACCGAGTCCATCCGTCCGCAACTCATCCTGAAAAATTCCTGCGGATTTGGGGGCAGTAACGTGTCGCTCCTGCTTCGACCATGGAACTAG
- a CDS encoding glycosyltransferase family 2 protein has translation MNCSRCQVVVLIPSYNTGRILASVVREALGRHDHVWVLVDGSTDGSADPLRTWSSEFPGFRLIEFSENRGKGATLLEGARLAVEAGFTHGINMDSDGQHPAAYLPNLVAWAERESDALIMGRPVFDESVPLVRLMGRQLTLAMTDYESAGYGLGDTLYGFRVYPLEPLLQAFEQTKCARGYDFDPEIAVRLFWLGIRPVQVSIPVRYLSAEAGGVSHFHYLRDNVKLTLLHFRLVPEFLFQKQHTLSPLIRRWKHACDNPRELAI, from the coding sequence ATGAACTGTTCACGATGCCAAGTGGTTGTTCTGATCCCATCCTACAATACCGGACGCATTCTTGCTTCGGTGGTGCGGGAAGCGCTGGGGCGACACGATCACGTCTGGGTACTCGTGGATGGAAGTACGGACGGATCGGCGGATCCCTTACGCACCTGGAGTTCCGAATTTCCTGGCTTTCGGCTGATTGAATTTTCAGAAAACCGCGGCAAGGGAGCAACCCTGCTGGAAGGGGCACGCCTGGCCGTTGAGGCCGGATTCACCCACGGCATCAACATGGACAGCGATGGTCAGCACCCCGCAGCCTACCTTCCCAACTTGGTAGCCTGGGCAGAACGCGAATCCGACGCATTGATCATGGGGCGACCCGTCTTTGACGAAAGCGTACCACTGGTCCGACTGATGGGACGGCAGCTCACCCTGGCGATGACGGACTACGAGTCCGCAGGCTACGGTCTCGGTGACACCTTGTATGGGTTTCGCGTGTACCCGCTGGAGCCGCTCCTGCAGGCTTTCGAACAGACCAAGTGTGCAAGAGGCTATGATTTTGATCCGGAAATTGCCGTGCGCCTGTTCTGGTTGGGCATTCGGCCCGTGCAGGTCTCCATCCCGGTTCGCTATCTTTCAGCGGAGGCTGGAGGCGTATCCCACTTCCACTACCTGCGTGATAACGTCAAGCTCACACTGCTGCATTTTCGCCTTGTTCCCGAATTCCTGTTTCAAAAGCAGCACACGCTCTCACCCCTGATTCGCAGATGGAAGCATGCTTGCGACAACCCCCGAGAGCTTGCAATCTGA
- a CDS encoding phosphopantetheine-binding protein, which produces MHLSEDSTDSQLLKDKLSAYPDALAQRVLEFRSAPDATLASEIVVDILRYHEPDRFTALYAEKGDALALIEDLGMDSLTMTEIAFEAEDFLDITITNEDMIAMQTVADLKSYIVRAIS; this is translated from the coding sequence ATGCACCTTTCGGAAGACTCCACCGACTCCCAGTTGCTCAAGGATAAACTCAGCGCCTATCCAGATGCACTGGCCCAGCGGGTATTGGAGTTTCGCAGCGCACCTGACGCCACCCTTGCGTCAGAAATTGTGGTCGACATTCTGCGCTACCACGAACCGGACCGGTTCACTGCACTTTACGCCGAAAAAGGTGATGCACTCGCCCTCATCGAGGATCTTGGAATGGATTCCCTGACCATGACTGAGATTGCCTTCGAAGCGGAGGATTTTCTGGACATTACGATCACAAATGAGGACATGATCGCCATGCAGACGGTGGCGGACCTGAAGTCCTACATCGTCCGGGCGATTTCCTGA
- a CDS encoding VTT domain-containing protein — translation MELDARLTTPRRWHLWLQILVIPGLVLLGLLLIALGYDWRVWIQQPNPQGYLLFFVFVCLLPLIAFPISAFYVFAGLAFPPLQGLLLTAAGLLVNMSLGYWIGRRFLHQPLSSYLQRTRFNPALIREGNLLRMTVLIRSVPGVPFFMQNYVLGLAKTPFWAYLFISWSIQSIYCAGTIFLTHSGMRLDSPVHAVLFVAIAILLFGLIGFLKSRLARKLPSEIDSNPTNPF, via the coding sequence ATGGAACTAGATGCCAGGCTCACAACACCACGGCGTTGGCACCTTTGGCTGCAGATCCTGGTCATCCCGGGGTTGGTCTTGCTGGGATTGCTGCTCATCGCTCTCGGTTACGATTGGCGAGTCTGGATCCAGCAGCCCAATCCACAGGGCTACCTGCTGTTTTTTGTCTTTGTCTGCCTGTTGCCACTGATTGCTTTCCCCATCAGCGCATTCTACGTCTTTGCCGGACTCGCGTTTCCACCCTTGCAGGGGTTGCTGCTTACCGCAGCCGGATTATTGGTAAACATGAGCCTCGGATACTGGATCGGACGACGTTTTCTGCACCAACCCCTGTCGAGCTACCTGCAGAGAACCCGGTTCAATCCGGCCTTGATTCGGGAGGGCAACCTATTGCGCATGACGGTGCTGATCCGTTCCGTTCCGGGTGTTCCCTTTTTCATGCAGAACTATGTGCTGGGACTGGCAAAGACACCCTTTTGGGCTTATCTCTTCATTTCCTGGAGCATCCAGTCGATCTATTGTGCGGGCACCATCTTTTTGACCCATTCCGGTATGCGACTCGACAGCCCGGTCCACGCCGTGCTGTTTGTTGCAATCGCCATCCTGCTTTTCGGACTGATTGGCTTTTTGAAGAGTAGGCTTGCGCGAAAGCTACCATCTGAGATTGACTCAAATCCAACAAACCCCTTTTAA
- a CDS encoding NAD(P)/FAD-dependent oxidoreductase, with amino-acid sequence MKDVIVIGAGPGGSTLATLLSQSGFQVSLLEKQCFPRFKIGESLLPRGNSVLKRSGVWPLIEQAGFPQKWAAEFTHGDGRERVHNVFAQGLLSGWDYTYQVDRARFDSLLLDHARSSGVEVLQPVQIREVREIPGRGWSIAATDDSGQDHVLKARFLADASGRACVLARHLGLGKRDIQLPSRMAVFSHFTGVPRAKDRFGGDIRIVRIPRGWFWVIPIDAERTSVGLVFCQKDRSRGITAEAFFHDQIARHPLMRKWMAAARAQMEFHTDADFSYIHSSFAGDRHVLLGDAAAFLDPVFSSGVYLSLEAASSSADMISSALRKGKCLRRGEIRRYERNYLKRLKTMESLIRVFYDERQFPVFMNPRPLFQLPEAVNSIVAGHTLLPFALRWRYALFLGICKLNRYVDVVPPVSL; translated from the coding sequence ATGAAAGATGTCATTGTCATCGGCGCCGGACCGGGCGGATCCACCTTGGCAACGTTACTCAGTCAGTCTGGATTTCAGGTATCCTTGCTCGAAAAACAGTGTTTTCCCCGTTTCAAAATTGGGGAATCCCTGCTGCCACGGGGAAATTCGGTGCTGAAACGCAGTGGAGTCTGGCCGCTCATCGAACAGGCTGGATTTCCCCAAAAATGGGCGGCGGAATTCACGCATGGAGATGGTCGTGAACGCGTGCACAACGTTTTCGCGCAAGGCCTGCTTTCGGGTTGGGACTATACCTATCAGGTGGACCGGGCACGGTTTGACAGCCTGCTGCTCGATCACGCGCGATCCAGTGGTGTTGAGGTGCTGCAACCAGTGCAGATCCGGGAGGTCCGCGAAATTCCCGGCAGGGGCTGGTCGATTGCGGCCACCGATGACAGTGGGCAGGACCATGTACTAAAAGCCCGTTTCCTCGCCGATGCCAGTGGACGCGCTTGCGTGCTCGCCCGCCACCTGGGGCTGGGCAAGCGCGACATCCAGCTTCCGTCACGCATGGCGGTGTTTTCGCACTTCACCGGAGTGCCGCGGGCCAAGGATCGCTTTGGAGGAGATATCCGCATCGTGCGCATTCCTCGTGGATGGTTTTGGGTCATTCCGATTGACGCGGAGCGGACCTCGGTCGGACTCGTGTTTTGCCAGAAGGACCGCTCACGGGGCATCACTGCCGAAGCATTTTTTCACGACCAGATTGCCAGGCACCCGCTGATGCGAAAATGGATGGCGGCGGCCAGGGCGCAGATGGAATTCCACACTGATGCCGACTTCAGCTACATTCACTCCAGCTTCGCTGGGGATCGCCATGTTCTGCTCGGGGATGCAGCTGCCTTTCTTGATCCTGTTTTTTCTTCCGGAGTTTATCTTTCGCTCGAAGCCGCCAGCAGCAGCGCGGACATGATCTCATCAGCGCTCCGGAAAGGGAAATGCCTGAGACGAGGTGAAATCCGCCGGTACGAACGCAACTATCTCAAGCGATTGAAAACCATGGAGTCCCTGATTCGGGTATTTTATGACGAACGGCAGTTCCCGGTTTTCATGAATCCCCGACCGCTCTTCCAGTTGCCCGAGGCGGTGAACTCCATCGTGGCCGGACATACCCTGCTCCCGTTTGCGCTGCGCTGGCGTTACGCGCTGTTCCTTGGAATCTGTAAACTCAATCGTTATGTGGATGTGGTGCCACCGGTTTCGCTGTAA
- a CDS encoding lysophospholipid acyltransferase family protein: protein MSESDPTVPIPATESQTSVRRSGMVRLLQLVVFYTELAMFGLGTFLYNLFCLLSSLLPGCERRRSLHQRIGTRLLRFFLWMIDVSNLCKIQRPPPEVLRNVGPSVIIANHTGLMDAIVLNTLFPKAVCIFKSGLARNPIFSHVLRMGGHLRNDEGIDVIRKGAERANTQGHVIVFPEGTRNPCCTQFTFKKGFALIAQRAQLPVTLFAIHNPTHAFSKEMGIRAPELPFTLRFEVLETLGIESGESIDAFVNRVESIYQQCFQP, encoded by the coding sequence ATGAGCGAGTCTGATCCCACAGTTCCGATTCCTGCAACTGAGTCCCAAACATCCGTGCGCCGATCCGGGATGGTGCGTTTGTTGCAACTGGTCGTCTTTTACACGGAATTGGCCATGTTTGGCTTGGGAACCTTCCTCTACAACCTGTTTTGCCTGCTGTCGAGTCTGCTGCCGGGCTGTGAGCGGCGAAGATCATTGCACCAGCGCATCGGAACCCGGCTGTTAAGGTTTTTTCTGTGGATGATTGATGTTTCCAATCTCTGCAAAATTCAACGACCACCACCCGAAGTGCTCCGAAATGTCGGACCGAGCGTGATCATCGCGAATCACACGGGTCTGATGGATGCGATCGTGCTCAACACGCTCTTTCCGAAAGCAGTTTGCATTTTTAAGAGCGGACTTGCACGCAACCCGATCTTTTCCCATGTGCTTCGAATGGGTGGACACTTGCGCAACGACGAGGGCATCGATGTCATCCGCAAAGGGGCCGAGCGAGCAAACACACAGGGGCATGTCATCGTTTTTCCCGAGGGCACCCGCAATCCCTGCTGCACGCAGTTCACTTTCAAGAAGGGATTTGCCCTGATCGCGCAGCGCGCACAACTGCCCGTCACTCTCTTCGCCATTCACAATCCTACTCACGCCTTTTCGAAGGAAATGGGAATTCGTGCTCCGGAACTGCCGTTCACCTTGCGATTTGAGGTCCTTGAAACGCTGGGCATAGAATCTGGCGAATCCATTGATGCCTTTGTGAACCGAGTAGAATCCATCTATCAACAGTGCTTTCAGCCATGA
- a CDS encoding NAD(P)/FAD-dependent oxidoreductase produces MQTPTISLDVAIIGGSISGSATALMLLREQPQLKVCIIERDAVLKRRVGESTVEMSSYFLNERLGLGRYLNEQHLIKQGLRFWFYQQSDADWTSCSEIGPEYHVRLPGFQVDRSTLDEHVLKLAVGTGAQLLREHKVVAVELEPGGMQQLSLEGPDGPTTLKCRWVVDAGGSQCMLARKLGTYHRNDRHPIASIWSRWKGVESLDAPRLRQQCNGFASRCKGTRYTATNHFVGDGWWAWCIPLKGGDVSIGIVYDERRVDLSGASGLKNKLRGVLEQHPVARELIANADLSEEDLHHRRKLPYFSDTLFGDGFCMVGDAAGFIDPFYSPGLDWVAYTTCSAVDLITNERAGNSVEDRIAMQNERFRTSYQRWFEAIYENKYFYMGDFELMDLAFRLDLGTYYLGIVSQPYKIGHHAFTIPSFAGRYATPAFRIIRAYNRRLTAIARGRMRRGTWGRRNHGHFHRFQSYELNKRLPRRVLAALLTWLKLELTEGWRTWFTRENDPAAQSQYLRQPLQSISSGAGIPR; encoded by the coding sequence ATGCAAACACCCACGATTTCCCTCGATGTAGCCATCATTGGAGGTTCCATCTCCGGCAGCGCAACCGCGCTCATGCTGCTGCGCGAACAACCGCAACTGAAGGTCTGCATCATTGAGCGGGATGCTGTGCTCAAGCGCCGTGTGGGGGAATCGACGGTGGAGATGAGTTCCTATTTTCTCAACGAGCGCCTCGGACTTGGCCGGTACCTCAACGAGCAACATCTCATAAAACAGGGATTGCGCTTCTGGTTTTACCAGCAAAGTGATGCCGATTGGACCAGCTGCAGCGAAATCGGACCGGAATACCACGTTCGCCTGCCCGGATTTCAGGTGGACCGCTCAACACTTGATGAACATGTGCTCAAACTGGCGGTGGGCACAGGTGCCCAGCTCCTGCGGGAACACAAGGTTGTTGCGGTGGAGCTGGAGCCGGGAGGCATGCAGCAACTGTCTCTGGAGGGGCCTGATGGACCCACAACCCTCAAGTGTCGATGGGTCGTGGATGCGGGAGGCTCCCAATGCATGCTGGCTAGAAAGCTGGGGACCTATCATCGCAATGACCGCCACCCAATCGCTTCGATCTGGAGCCGTTGGAAGGGAGTCGAATCCCTTGATGCTCCCAGGCTGCGACAGCAGTGTAACGGATTTGCAAGCCGCTGCAAAGGGACACGCTACACGGCTACCAATCACTTTGTCGGCGATGGGTGGTGGGCATGGTGCATCCCGCTCAAGGGCGGGGATGTCAGCATCGGCATCGTCTACGATGAGCGTCGCGTCGACCTCAGCGGGGCCAGCGGGCTGAAAAACAAACTACGGGGGGTGCTGGAGCAGCATCCCGTCGCTCGGGAGCTGATCGCCAATGCCGATCTGTCAGAAGAGGATCTGCACCATCGACGGAAACTGCCCTACTTCAGCGACACACTCTTTGGAGATGGATTCTGCATGGTCGGGGATGCTGCGGGTTTTATCGATCCCTTCTACAGTCCGGGGTTGGACTGGGTAGCCTACACCACCTGCAGTGCGGTAGACCTCATCACGAATGAACGCGCGGGGAATTCCGTTGAGGACCGCATCGCGATGCAGAACGAGCGCTTTCGCACGAGTTATCAGCGATGGTTTGAGGCCATTTACGAAAACAAATACTTCTACATGGGAGATTTTGAGCTGATGGATCTCGCCTTTCGACTGGATCTGGGGACCTATTATCTGGGCATCGTATCGCAACCCTACAAGATCGGCCACCACGCATTCACCATTCCCTCCTTTGCCGGAAGATACGCAACTCCCGCATTTCGCATCATTCGCGCCTACAATCGACGCCTGACCGCAATCGCCCGGGGTCGAATGCGGCGCGGTACATGGGGACGGCGCAATCATGGGCATTTTCACCGTTTTCAGAGTTATGAGCTGAACAAACGGCTGCCACGCCGGGTGCTTGCCGCACTTTTGACTTGGCTCAAACTGGAGTTGACCGAAGGATGGCGCACCTGGTTCACCCGTGAAAACGATCCT
- a CDS encoding beta-ketoacyl synthase chain length factor, producing MSTLRYVHSLHTFGPHESLTDSTVKQLKQNFSPLVSRRLTRMALMIGECLKHASIPTNASVIYATTYSESNCLEKYLASFPTPSPLMFQNSIHPSGMEQVLIARKQAIEEFLCFAGADHILHSALIAACMSEQPEQWLIVAEEKATWLTEEDCASAVDFALALQLNANPDQALAKLEWNPADATAAEQDATTLRPLQFLQQLQARQDLHLSTQSLGSMSLQWL from the coding sequence ATGTCGACTTTGCGTTACGTCCACTCCCTGCACACATTCGGACCCCACGAATCCCTCACTGACAGCACCGTCAAGCAGCTCAAGCAGAACTTCTCCCCTCTGGTGAGTCGACGGTTGACCCGCATGGCGCTCATGATCGGAGAATGCCTGAAGCATGCCTCCATCCCCACCAACGCTTCAGTGATTTACGCCACCACTTATTCCGAGAGCAATTGTCTGGAAAAATATCTCGCCAGTTTCCCCACGCCCAGTCCCCTGATGTTTCAGAATTCCATCCATCCCAGTGGCATGGAACAGGTTTTGATCGCCCGCAAACAAGCCATTGAGGAGTTCCTATGTTTTGCCGGGGCTGACCATATCCTACACTCAGCCTTGATCGCAGCCTGTATGAGTGAGCAACCCGAGCAGTGGTTGATTGTTGCAGAAGAAAAGGCAACCTGGCTGACAGAGGAGGATTGCGCAAGTGCGGTAGATTTTGCGCTCGCCCTTCAGCTGAACGCAAATCCAGATCAGGCCCTCGCAAAACTTGAGTGGAACCCGGCAGACGCAACCGCAGCTGAACAGGATGCGACTACACTACGCCCATTGCAGTTCCTACAGCAGTTGCAGGCGCGACAGGATCTCCACTTGTCGACACAGTCCCTGGGTTCAATGTCATTGCAATGGTTGTAG
- a CDS encoding phosphopantetheine-binding protein: MSESIHERLKQIIVETLNLDDVVPEEIANDKPLFETGLGLDSIDVLELVVRIEKEYQVKIENSEAAKQALQSVNSLATYIEAARQ; this comes from the coding sequence ATGAGCGAGAGCATCCATGAGCGTCTGAAGCAAATCATTGTAGAAACCCTGAACCTTGATGACGTTGTGCCAGAAGAGATCGCTAACGATAAACCTCTTTTCGAAACGGGTTTGGGACTCGATTCCATTGATGTGCTTGAATTGGTCGTTCGCATCGAAAAGGAGTATCAGGTCAAGATTGAAAACAGTGAAGCTGCCAAACAGGCACTGCAGAGCGTGAACAGTCTTGCCACCTACATCGAAGCCGCTCGTCAATAG